In Haladaptatus cibarius D43, the sequence CGAGATACTGTTCGCCCGCTCGGAGCAGTTCGACGTGCTTGTTCTGGTCGGTGCCGAAATCTGCGGCCAACCCGAGTTCAATGATTCCCGCTTCGGACGAGGTACCGTGCAGACACTGCGACCGCCGCGATGGCGACAGTGACGCCGCAGAATCGAGAGCGCTGTACGAGAGGGTTTGACCGGACTCTGCTCGAAGCGCTCGAAGGATTCGAACCTGCGTGCTGTTCTGTCCCAGTTCCTCCCTTGCTCTTTCGACGCGCTTACCCACACTCTCAGGATGCTGTGTGTTGGAGTCGTAGCTAACAGGGAGTTTGTCGCGATGGTCGGCGAAGAGTCGTTGGTGGCGCAGACCACTTCCGACGAGCCGAACCGAACACCCTGCCGCGAGTTCGGCGAGATACTCGCAAACCATCTCGCGTTGTGAGCGGTCGAGGTTCCAGAACGACTCCGAGAGTCGAACGTCGATGGTCGGTTCCTCGTCGGACAGCGCGAGGAGGCGACCGACAACGAACGTATCCTCCAGTGACGACCGACCGTGACCGGTCAACCGGAGTCGGTCGATGAACGTTTCGACCGCGTCCGATGACCCTTTAGCAATCTGTGTAACGAGTCCAGGGAGGTTGCTGTCTTCGAGTTCGATACCCGCATCATCGAGGATCGCGGCAATCGTGAGGCTGTCTCTCTCCTCCGCAATCTCACGAAGCACGTCTGCCAGCATTTCGCGGACGTGGTCGGTCTCAAGAACGGCCTTCGATATACTTGATAGCGGTTTATTGAGCGCGATGGTCGCGACCGAATTGATTGGTGGCTGTTGAGTGAATGTCATCTCGCCCGCGATGCCAAGGTCGGGGACATCGACATCGAGGTCATCACTGCGTTCGAGATACTCCTCCAGTTCCTCGCGGAACGCGCCCATCCACCACTGACCAACTTCAGCGGCTTCTGCTTCGAACGCCGAATAGTACTCCGAAAACGCTTCCTTCGCTTCGTCGCTGAAGACCGCGTTCATCCGATCGTGATACTGCTCGTACTCCTCACCGAATGCGGAGTAGTACTCCGAAAAGGCCTCCTTCGCTTCCTGTTCGAGGAACTCGGCCTGTGTCTCGATGTCCTGCTGGATTCGAGTTTCAAGCGCGGCGTAGTTTTCGACGT encodes:
- a CDS encoding DUF5817 domain-containing protein produces the protein MTYNVVGCSTCHGFWLVEDVREQQTAQCRLCGHQHDAKTLRIRFSHDEREVAAQVRARILAEKAGERERFENVENYAALETRIQQDIETQAEFLEQEAKEAFSEYYSAFGEEYEQYHDRMNAVFSDEAKEAFSEYYSAFEAEAAEVGQWWMGAFREELEEYLERSDDLDVDVPDLGIAGEMTFTQQPPINSVATIALNKPLSSISKAVLETDHVREMLADVLREIAEERDSLTIAAILDDAGIELEDSNLPGLVTQIAKGSSDAVETFIDRLRLTGHGRSSLEDTFVVGRLLALSDEEPTIDVRLSESFWNLDRSQREMVCEYLAELAAGCSVRLVGSGLRHQRLFADHRDKLPVSYDSNTQHPESVGKRVERAREELGQNSTQVRILRALRAESGQTLSYSALDSAASLSPSRRSQCLHGTSSEAGIIELGLAADFGTDQNKHVELLRAGEQYLDWLDDEIAQQRRLDDAFSEVCNPSDDSRVNTRTHEAPSPEDDTDRTRLPHHHSIGWLARWNAIGAVASAPENGVGIVDYPLQEKDDRGEPGWYYDADRDHLVVSAEYDGPMQFWVCIARALASTRTFNRVLPPERLDEDGQFAEFVENHRDFLWSSRCLGYLPNRVEDGADYIAELRDAENHLCDMTKRLNRGDFECSEAEFRGVITREALGLAGTMVHLLDLNDVGLTREVRLPKFAQNFDADCTHLHKTFAIGAV